TCACCTTTGAGGGCAATACAAAGGTCCCTGTAATTGCTCACCATATCGAATGGAATGAGACTTCACTGGTGGATGAATTGGCCTATGTGCGTCGCCGGCTGAAGAAACCCGCCGACGACTTGGCGGACCCAGACCAATTGAGTAAAGAAGGAAGGAAGCCGAACAAGCACACTCTGCATCGAGGCGCGCGAAGAGTCTGCTCAGCTGATGACCGCTTGTCGCCAGCTAAGGGATCCTGGGGGGGAGTGTTTTTGGCAGATAGACACCTATGAGCTGATGACCCGCCGTTAACGACTCACGTTCTGTTCATCATTACTAACTGGGCCTGGACGGGGAAGACTCCGATGCCAAATCTGCACACCTTCCGCCAGGATGTCGTCGCAACCACGTCGAAGTTTCCAACCGAAAGTGTCCTTGCCCACCGCCAGTTCAAAACTGGATAGAGTTCGCTTCACCGGGTGGAAATCCCACTCCTCCGTCGGAGGAACAGCGAATTTTTTCCGTAGCGCGTTGAGCAGCTTTTCACGCCCTGGCAGCAGAGGCGAAGCCAAAATCAGGCTGTAACCCCTCTCCTCATTTCGCTCTGCCTCCGTCACGAGCTCGTGAGAAACCTCGATCAATTTCCGTGTCAGTTGAAGGAGCTCTGCCAGGCCGAGCACGAGCTTGCGCGTCCCCACGCATCCAAACAGGTGAAAGCGGGCGCAGAGTCGATAGATGAATCCATGCCACACGTCATTGTCGCCCGTAAAATGGAGCGACCATAACTGTGGCCCTTCCTGAGTCGCGACGATCTTAATTTCACGGGCACCGATATGGGTGGGGAGGAAGGTGCCCACCACTCGCTTTTGCCTGGTCTTCCTATAGAGATGAACACCGACGACGAAGAACGACACTGCGAAAAATCCGCTCACAGAGAGAACGAACACTAGTGGATCTACGTACGTACGAGTGGACCAGAGATAGACCAAGACCACGAAGAGCGAAAGCACCACCATGCAAAGTAGGTGAACGATCCGGTTGTAGTTCAAGCGGAACTCGTATCTCCCGGCAATGCGGTCTTTGCCGCAAAGGGTGCCCATCGCTCCAAAGCCCGCGGACAATCCCCCCCCAACGGCTACGACAACAGTCAAAAGCGCGAACAGTACTGGGAAATTTTGGTACCACATGTACAGATGATCGAACATATCGGTGTTGCCTAAAGTTGAAAAAGTGCATTAGGACCGCTTGCGGGTTGGAGCCGCAATCAATTCCGACCTCCCGATGGCCATGGGGGCGGCTTGCTGTGAATCGGCGGCCGCAATCCCCGCTTCGGCAATGGCGGCATCTAGGCCGCGATACCTCTTATCAAGCCGAGCGCTGCGAAGCGAACACATGCCGTCGTTCCACGAATGCACCATCTGCGTCGCAATCCAAGTCCAGCGTGGCTCATTCTTAGCGGCGGCAAGGATCTCCTGACCCACCTCCACGGCTGATTCGCACAGTTGCTCGACCATGTCCTGGTAGTCCCGGGGAGAAATATCCAGTCGGGCAGTGCAAAAGCGCGCCAGCGTTTTACCCGGCGCCCATGTCTTGCGTCCGTCCACGGACAGGCCTGGCGCGCTGCTGAACTGGGGGTAGGCCTGCGTCGTGACCACGTCGTAGATGGGTGTGTAGCGCACATCCTCGAGAGACGAGTAGTAGATGGCGATGTTCTTCGCGTGGCAGTCGGCATTTCGCACGACATAGTTAGAGAGCAGTTGCCAGGCGAAGTGAAGATTCTGTTGGCGCCGCGCCGCAGCCGGGATGTATGCCCGGGTAGCGTTCAAGGCCCGTTCGGTAGACGGGCTGTATTTCTCGTGCGGGGGAAGCCCGAGCAAATTGCAGGCATCCTCTACCCCGTAAGCCGGCCGCCCCTCGGCATCGACGTCAAAGCGATCCACCACGAGGATCCGTCCATCCGCGGACATTTGCGTACGAACCACCGGCACGACATTCAAACGCTCCAGCACTTTCAAGGTGAAGTGCTCGTTGAAGCCCAAAAATTCCGTGGCCTTGTCTGAACCCTTGATGATATGACGAGCGGTACGGAGCGTGGCCTTGCCCGCATCTTCACCGCTTCCCGGCTCGTCCTCGGGCGCGAGAAATTTTGGCACCACGCCCGAGACCGCGGAGCGCGCGTACTGGCGCACCAAGTAATCAAAGTGCGCCGTCGATTGCTCTGCAGTCAGAAGCTCATCAATATTCAGAGGATTGAGCTCCACGCCTGGTGCCACCCCTTCGGGTGTCACAGCAACACGCCCAATACCAGCTGCCCCCACAACGGCCAACAGCGAAAGATCAGTCCCATCCAGAAGCGGCCCGAACAATTCGCGGATCACTCCTAGCAGATGCCCTTCAGGTAGGTTCTGGCGAAAAAACGGGTGCAGATCCCGAGGCCAACGCCATGGCGCCTGGCGCACGGGCATGGTCACGCTGACGAACGCGTGCTCAGGTGTCCCGGGTTCGTATTGAAGGACATACTCGTCCGCCTCTCGATAGAGCTGCGCGACTCGCAGCCCCTGCACGTGTACGTCTAGACGCATCGATCACTCCACGCGTTTTTGTTCTTCAAGGATGTCTTCGACGGTCCGACCATGGCCACGCTTCACAAACTTGAGGTCGTAGCCCGCAGCTTCCAGCAGTCTCACCAGAGCGGAAACGCTCATGTCCCCACGGGCAACGGTCTCCATTCGATTGACTGTTGTTCGTGCAACGCCGGCGCGCGCCGCCAACTCGTCTTGGGAGAGATGGCTTTGCTTGCGCACGTTCTTTAGCATTTCTGCAACATCGCCTAAAGTCGTCATTTGTAGCCCCTGGGCATCAAAACTAATTCATTCTACGCATTTTGTAGCCCACGAGGCACAAAATGGACATTGAACTGCTCTATCGGGGCGTGCGCAATTCTGTAGCCCTTGGGCTACATAAAAGGGCGCAATATGGAAGTTTGAAGCCCAGGGGCTACAAGATCGGAAAGGGTCTCTGGCCGTGCGAAACGGCTCAGGCGATAGGAGATTCTCGGAGTTCGCGGAGCTCTTCGAGGACCTCATTGAGCACCGACTGCACTCCCTCGGGAGTGCCCCCACTGTATGCAAGAACCAGCAACGTGACGGGATGTACGTTCAAAACATCGCAAATATCCGACAACTTGCTGAGGGTTGGGCTTTTCAAATCCCGCTCCAGCACGCTCAGATAGGTCCGGCTCGAGACGTCCGAAAAGGCTTCCTGGCTTAAGCCACGGGCCTTTCTTACCGTTCTCAATGCTGCCGCAAGAGAGTGCTTCGCTGCCACTGCTCGGTTCCTCTGTAAAACAGCATAGCAACGCATTGCGCTCTATTGAGCTACAAACTATAGTGTTCATTTCAAATGTTTACGGTTTGCGTCTTTTTATTGTACTTTGCAGGGCGTACCTACCAACAACCAGGTCATGACTTCTCTTTCTAATAATGGGTCCTCCCCCACAGCCCCCCAAAACCAAACCCTGAACATGCGACCTCCGCCGGGGCGAAGCGGAACCTTTACTGGCTTTCGTCGCGATAGCACTCACGCCGGCACCGCGCTTAGCACTACTGGCAACACAATGAGCGGCTGGATGCCAGTTCCAGCCGCATTGCTCCAAATGATTGAGGTCTGGGACACCGCTTGCCGCCAGGCGGCCGCAGCCGCACTACTTCCGTTCGACCGCCTCTACTGGGAGGAACGTCTGCAGGCGTTGCGGAAGGCGTGTCACCGCATGAGCGCGACGTACGGCAATGGCATCAATGGCGCCGCTACCGAGGCTGTTCAAGTTAGTAAGGGCTGGGCACACGCCCCCCTCGATCTCCTCGATATGCTCGAGGATTTGGACACCGCATGCGTGTTGGCCGCAGCAGCCGAACAAACCCCCAGCAAGCGCGACAATTGGGAAAAGTGCATCGAAACGCAACGCGCTGCGAGAGAGCTGCTGGATAGCGCAATGCCGGCACGCCTCGTCCCTCTGATCCCGCGCTAGAAGGTCAATCGCTTCGCGCGCCGCTCGAACGGAAGATTCACCTGCACTAGAAGAAGAACAAAGACACAGCAATCGAATGTGGCCAACGATCGGCCTTCGAGCGCCGCGGCGATTCCCGCGCGCCATTCAATGCGTCGTGAGAAACATCACGACTGGCAAGGTCAGCAAGAGGGGGCGAAGTTGACGTGGCCTACGACACTCCTACGCGCCATTTCGACGCCTGGCCACCACCCAGTCGACTTCAACGCTTCGACCGGCGCAATCGACTTGATGGCCAAGGCTCTCCTGATCACACTGAAGCCATGGGTGCCACAATCTGGACGTCGAACAGAATCGGTGCTAAACCATCGAATGTGAACGAATTTCGGTGCTATAGCAATGAACATATCTCCTGGGTTGCCCCCTGAGACCAAGAAGCGGCTCGAGCTCTTTGCCGGACGCCTGCGTGCGGCGCGGAAGGGGCGCGGCTGGACCCAGGCGCGCCTTGCCACCGTAGCAAGCCTTGGGATTTCCACCGTGCGCGCGATCGAACATGGAGAGCCCAGTACCTCCATCGGCAGCTACCTCGCAGTTCTTTGGGCACTAGACCTGGACAGCGGGATCGACCAGCTCGTCCCTGCAGATCTAGCAGCAGCCAGTATTGGCTCCACGCCGATCGACACGAATTTCTAAGGACTCACGTGATGGCTCGCCAAATCTATGTTTGGACATATCTTCCAGGTCTTGCCGAACCGGTGGTTGCCGGAGCCTTTAAGCACACCGAGCTCACGTCGACCAGCGGCCGCGGCGAGTTTGCCTACGCCGCTTCGTACCTGTCCCGTCCAAACGCAGTGGCGCTCTGCCCGGCCGTGCCATTGGGGCGGACACAGTTCTCGACGACGGCGAATCGCGGCTACTTCGGCTTTTTGCTTGATGCCGGCCCTGACTCGTGGGGACGCGCTCTAATTGACCGTCTCTATGGCGCCCAGGACCAATTGGGATACCTCCGACTATCTGAAGGCGGAGTCAGGACAGGAGCGCTTCTTTTCAGCGACTCCCCGAGCACAGTCAACTCCACCGCCTGGTTGGCCTCAATCAGCGAACTCGAAGACATCCAGCAGGCAGCGCGGGCCGTCGAGCAAGGCAAAGATCTCCCGCGTGACGCCGAGCAATTGCTGCGCCCTGGGCTCTCGCTTGGGGGCGCCCGGCCAAAATGTTCAGTCCTGGCCGACGGCCGGATCTGGATTGCCAAGTTTCCCTCTACAAAAGACTCCCCAGAGCTTCCAGAGGTCGCGCGGCAAGAACATGCCATGTACCTCCTCGCTCGTCGAGCCGGCATTGAGGTGCCAAACTGCCAGTTGATTGAGGTTGGCGGACGTGCAGTGTTCCTCACGGAGCGATTCGACGTCGAAGTTCTGCCAACGGGGGAATTCGGGCGGCTTCGCTACGCTTCCGCGCGCAGCGCACTTGAAGTACCCGATCTTCCCCCCTCGCCTCATGGGAGCTATCCAGGGCTCGCCCGCCGCATGACGAAGTGGAGCGAAGATCCCGCAGTGGATATCCGCCAGCTGTTCCGGCGCCTGGTATTCAACATCGCTACTTCCAACACCGACGATCACGAGTTAAACCATGGCTTCGTGGATGGCCCCGACGTTTCCAGTGTTGACACGTTACGATTGGCACCCGCATTCGACCTGGTGCCGTCCGTGATCACCACCGAACGGATGTACCAGGGCATGCTTGTTGGTGATGAGGGTGCACTCTCCACTTTCGAGAATGCGGTGAGCTCAGCAGACTTGTTCCGGCTCACGCCGAAGCAGGCCTGGGACATCGTTGAAGAAGTAAGCCAAGTAGTCGCTGAGCACTGGCAGCACACACTCTCCGAATCGGGCATCGATTTGCAGGAGGTGGGCAAGCTCGAACGAGCATTTACGCGGCACTTGGGCGTGGCCAACGAACCACCCGCACCTGCGCAGGTGCCACAAGAACGCCCGAGGTAGCAGCATTGACCGTCTGGTGCTGTACCACACAGCACGGCAGTGCCAAAGAAAAATGACTCAGCCAAGGTCGGCAAAAAATTTTGGGACGAACGGTTCGACCTGTAGGATGGTATTCAGAGGGTGATGATTTTTCACCCCGAATCGTTGGGATATCGCTGAGAGGGCCGACTTGCCCACTTGGGACTAGGCACGTGCGTGCTTCCTTGTGTACCCCCTAGCGAACGTTTCCTCCAAGAGCCATGTGATGATCAAATCAATTTTCAACAATTTCTGTTACATTCGACCCAACAAAGCTGAGGAACGCTCTATGCAAACCAAGCCCACCACCGGTTTTCAAGACCTGGTGTACTTCATCGCACGCCCCAAGGTGGTTATCTTTGCCGTCATCCTGGCGTTCGGCGGAGGATACCTCTTTCAAAGCAAGGCTTTCGTACAGCTCATCCTCGTGCCCGTCGGCATCTGCGTGGCCATAGCGCTGCTGGACATAATAATAGCCATAGCTACCCGCCTTATGGGGTTCGTCATCAATCCCAACTATCGCCGCGGCGTAATGCAGACTATTGCCGATGCGTGGCGAGGAGAACGTCGTTGATTAACACAAAGCATTCACACCCAAGCTAACAACCCGCCAAATTTGGCGGGTTGTTTTTTTGGGCGCTACGCCCGTCCTACACCAATTCCTGGAACGCCGGACCACCGGACCGTAGTCTGCGCGAGCATCTCAATCTTGTTATCCATTTCTCGGCCGAATCGCGCTTCCATCGCTGAGCCAATCCACCCCAACGAACGATCAGGAATCTCATAGACCATGTTGTAGATACCCTGAATCATGACCATCATTCCTATCATGAACAGGACGACGAGCCCAATGATCGAAGCAATTCCGGTGACTGAGTTACCTTGCACGTTGGCCAGCGCAGCTGCGAAAAGCTGGAGAAACAGCGTAGCGATCATGATCGACATTGCATTTGCAATATAGAAACTTACGACCATCAAAGTGGGCCGCAACAATACGTTGGGCAGGTGGGTATATCCCCGCTCCGTGCGCGCACCCATGCCATCACCTTCACCTGACAGGTGAGCAAACGCCATTAGCTGACCCGCGACAAGCCCTTCTACCACGATGCAGAAATAGCCTACTAGGCCGGTCATCCATGTCAGGAACGGAACAAACGGGATATAAATGGCGAGGATCGCACCCACAATAAACATGGCGATAGCGAGCTTCTCCAGGATCTTCAAAGTATCCGACCCGAACATTTTCAGAGCTGTAGGTCCGAAGCCTCCATTCGCCTTCGATGCCGCCGCTGCCGCTGCGCTAACTGCCTTGCCTGGTCCGGGAAGATCCTTCGCCTTTGAGGCCACATACGCGACCTGTGGAAGCATCATCAACCAATCGCCCACATTCTTGGACGCGATGATGGGGTTCACAAGCCCATTACCTCCGCTGTTCGCCGCGATGCCGTCGATCATTCTCAAGGCCAGTGCTTGGCCCATCGAGCAGTTCCCGGTTTCGGTCTGCCACGAATCGAAGAAGCATTCTGAAGCAGGCGCTGCGGTCTCACGCTTTGTAGACAGTGCGGCAAGCGCATCTCGCACCTGATCTGTCTGCGGCACATCGGCCAGGCCGACCGAGCTCAACACCCGCTGCCCGATTCCCCGTATCTGGTCACCAATCTCTCCAAGTCCAAAGCCAACTCGACTGCCTGGGGCTACTACGGTGACACTGTATACGTTTGCGGCATCGACGATTGCAGCATTCGCCTCAGCAATCGTTGAGTTCCAAGCACCGAGCACCGCCCAACCATCACGCTTAATCTTGTCCGATGCCTCCTTACGAATCGCACTCTGCTTGGGAATTAACGGCTTAACAATGTCGTATACCAATCGGACCCCTTTGCGCGCCTTCGTGAGGTGTTCGGTAGGCCATTCCGGCATGGGAGTTCCGTTGGCCAACGCCTTCTGATAGCCGCGAAACCAACCGACTGCAATCGGGTCGACGAGCGCATTGAGCCCTCGCAACTGTCCAACCATCGCCTGCCGGCCGGCCTTCGCAATTGCGTCATAATCGACCGAGTCGACTCGATACGAGAGTGCGCCCTGCAGGCCAGATCCGGAGCGTGCGTTATCGCCAAGAAAGCCCGCCAAGTTCACCCCCCCGCACAGCCGCTCTCCATAGATCTGATTTGTCCGCGCGCCCTCTGCGGAATCAAGATTGTCAATCAGCAGGTTGCTGCTGTCGTAGCCATCGGGATCGTCGTAAGCGCGATTTGCGAGAACGCACACCTTAGAGATGAAAAGCGCGTCAGCCACGTCCGCTGACAGTACCCCCGACCCCAGGGGGTTCACCATCGCCTCCGATTGGACCAGTGGGGCATAGTTTGACGCCGCGTCGATTGAGGCATTCAAAGACATATTTGCTGCCCCGATGCCAAGGAGGGTGAACCACATGAACAGCGCCTGTGCTGCAGAGAATCCGCCGAAGACGGGGAGCATCCCTGCGACGCCCACGGTTGTGCGAACGGGAAGCCACGCCGACGACATCTTCTGCCCAAGAACACGGCCCTCATGAGCGGATGTGAGAATGCCGGCCAAGATGTTGTACGTGAACCAGACAATACCCAGCCCCATGATCACCAAGTTCGAGATCAGGAAAACGTGGCCAAGCAACGAATCTGGCGTTCCAACTTCAAGGAATGGATTCTCGGCGAACTGGCCGAACACCATTCGCAGCACTTCATAGCTCTTATCAGTCTCCCTCCCAATCGCCTGCTCCAGTTCTTCGGAGGTCGGAGGCTTCTGCTGAGCAAGCGCAAGCTGCGTCAACACGGACATCGCTACCAGTAGCAAAGCGGAGAACGACCTGCGCAGGTACCCCGTTTTTTGGAACCTCATTATTTCTCCCCTTCTCTCTGGCGCATACTGGGTGACTCTTGCTCCAGAATGGGCCGACCTTCATTCGGCGAGTCAACAAGGAACTCGGCCGCATCTCGCTTAACGCCTTCAATCAGCTTTCTGCTCAGATCACGCAGCTGTTTCACTCCTACATGAACATCTAGCAGCGCCTGCAATGCCTTTGCCTTCACCTGGACCACGGGCAGGGCTGCTGAAACAGAGAGCACATCTCTGAGCTTCGCCAAGTCCTGATCGACGTTCTGCCTCAAGCTCAGCAGACGCCTGCCCTCGCCCGTATTAACTGCCGCGCGATCCTTCAGCCAATCCGCCAGATTCCGTTGCGCAGTGTCGACCTCGGCCGTCCGCGAAAGCAGTCTTTGGGCGATATCTGGCTGTGTCGGGCCCTCAGCATCCCGCCGCAATGCTGCGTAGCAAAGCTCGACCTGCCTGAGAAGCCGATCGGGCCTCGCGGCAATCAACGCGGCCAGACGCTGCGGAAATGATTCCCGCATCGATGTGGAGTTTTCGAGTCCTTGCATTTTCATCACTCCACAGAAGTAGCGGCGTCCTTAGACTGCTCCCGCATGCCATCCATGATTTCGCGCATCTCCACACGCACCAACGAGTTGTAAATCTGGCCGAGCAGCATGTTCGTCTTGCGCGCCTCCTGCAGGGACTTCACTTCAAGGTCTTGCCTCGCAAGGTTGATCAACGTCGCCTCACGCGCGATGACAGCTGGATCAAACTGAGTAGCAAAATCCAGTTGCCAGGCGGGATTGAGGTAACGTCGCTCGACTTCTAGGTGCTCAAGTTCCTCCAAGGAGATTCCCGTGCTGCTCCACTTCGGCGTGCTCTTCTGCAGGTACTGAGACACCCACGCCCCTGTGATCGGGTCGGCGGTGAGTTGTTGCAGCATCGGAATGGTTTCTTTGTCGGGGGAGCGCGCACCGATGTAATCCCGCGTCGGCTTGCTACCCATCGAAATGCGGGCGTCAAAAGTGGTCTTGAGCGCCAGGAAGCCCTTCCCCGCCCGGGTCTTCAGATCCAGCTTTTGCGGATCCTCGATCTGCTGAG
The Achromobacter xylosoxidans A8 genome window above contains:
- a CDS encoding type II toxin-antitoxin system HipA family toxin, with product MRLDVHVQGLRVAQLYREADEYVLQYEPGTPEHAFVSVTMPVRQAPWRWPRDLHPFFRQNLPEGHLLGVIRELFGPLLDGTDLSLLAVVGAAGIGRVAVTPEGVAPGVELNPLNIDELLTAEQSTAHFDYLVRQYARSAVSGVVPKFLAPEDEPGSGEDAGKATLRTARHIIKGSDKATEFLGFNEHFTLKVLERLNVVPVVRTQMSADGRILVVDRFDVDAEGRPAYGVEDACNLLGLPPHEKYSPSTERALNATRAYIPAAARRQQNLHFAWQLLSNYVVRNADCHAKNIAIYYSSLEDVRYTPIYDVVTTQAYPQFSSAPGLSVDGRKTWAPGKTLARFCTARLDISPRDYQDMVEQLCESAVEVGQEILAAAKNEPRWTWIATQMVHSWNDGMCSLRSARLDKRYRGLDAAIAEAGIAAADSQQAAPMAIGRSELIAAPTRKRS
- a CDS encoding helix-turn-helix domain-containing protein; translated protein: MTTLGDVAEMLKNVRKQSHLSQDELAARAGVARTTVNRMETVARGDMSVSALVRLLEAAGYDLKFVKRGHGRTVEDILEEQKRVE
- a CDS encoding helix-turn-helix domain-containing protein, producing MAAKHSLAAALRTVRKARGLSQEAFSDVSSRTYLSVLERDLKSPTLSKLSDICDVLNVHPVTLLVLAYSGGTPEGVQSVLNEVLEELRELRESPIA
- a CDS encoding helix-turn-helix domain-containing protein; the protein is MNISPGLPPETKKRLELFAGRLRAARKGRGWTQARLATVASLGISTVRAIEHGEPSTSIGSYLAVLWALDLDSGIDQLVPADLAAASIGSTPIDTNF
- a CDS encoding type II toxin-antitoxin system HipA family toxin; protein product: MARQIYVWTYLPGLAEPVVAGAFKHTELTSTSGRGEFAYAASYLSRPNAVALCPAVPLGRTQFSTTANRGYFGFLLDAGPDSWGRALIDRLYGAQDQLGYLRLSEGGVRTGALLFSDSPSTVNSTAWLASISELEDIQQAARAVEQGKDLPRDAEQLLRPGLSLGGARPKCSVLADGRIWIAKFPSTKDSPELPEVARQEHAMYLLARRAGIEVPNCQLIEVGGRAVFLTERFDVEVLPTGEFGRLRYASARSALEVPDLPPSPHGSYPGLARRMTKWSEDPAVDIRQLFRRLVFNIATSNTDDHELNHGFVDGPDVSSVDTLRLAPAFDLVPSVITTERMYQGMLVGDEGALSTFENAVSSADLFRLTPKQAWDIVEEVSQVVAEHWQHTLSESGIDLQEVGKLERAFTRHLGVANEPPAPAQVPQERPR
- a CDS encoding DotA/TraY family protein gives rise to the protein MSVLTQLALAQQKPPTSEELEQAIGRETDKSYEVLRMVFGQFAENPFLEVGTPDSLLGHVFLISNLVIMGLGIVWFTYNILAGILTSAHEGRVLGQKMSSAWLPVRTTVGVAGMLPVFGGFSAAQALFMWFTLLGIGAANMSLNASIDAASNYAPLVQSEAMVNPLGSGVLSADVADALFISKVCVLANRAYDDPDGYDSSNLLIDNLDSAEGARTNQIYGERLCGGVNLAGFLGDNARSGSGLQGALSYRVDSVDYDAIAKAGRQAMVGQLRGLNALVDPIAVGWFRGYQKALANGTPMPEWPTEHLTKARKGVRLVYDIVKPLIPKQSAIRKEASDKIKRDGWAVLGAWNSTIAEANAAIVDAANVYSVTVVAPGSRVGFGLGEIGDQIRGIGQRVLSSVGLADVPQTDQVRDALAALSTKRETAAPASECFFDSWQTETGNCSMGQALALRMIDGIAANSGGNGLVNPIIASKNVGDWLMMLPQVAYVASKAKDLPGPGKAVSAAAAAASKANGGFGPTALKMFGSDTLKILEKLAIAMFIVGAILAIYIPFVPFLTWMTGLVGYFCIVVEGLVAGQLMAFAHLSGEGDGMGARTERGYTHLPNVLLRPTLMVVSFYIANAMSIMIATLFLQLFAAALANVQGNSVTGIASIIGLVVLFMIGMMVMIQGIYNMVYEIPDRSLGWIGSAMEARFGREMDNKIEMLAQTTVRWSGVPGIGVGRA